In Patescibacteria group bacterium, the following are encoded in one genomic region:
- a CDS encoding DNA polymerase IV: MNKIILHIDMNSYFATCEQQANPFLRGKPIAVGGPPSSSTFAKSCWTSAGKSGGEFSRRNLLIVAASKEAKLRGVKSVMPSWEAVKICPELIFVPGDHIKYKWITDKFLEIFKSYSPILEIFSIDEVFLELTNLHECLTDTNCTNEDNVDCAVKIAKEIKLRLKKEIGEWMTCSIGIAKNKLLAKLASDLKKPDGLIIINDENKEKILNSIELTDFCGIGKRIEARLNGMGIFTVKQLKSCSYINLTKQFKSYGHKLYLMARGEDNSEVLPYYLLPDEKSMGHNFTLPKDVWDLKEIKNVILQLSEKLGRRLRRKNFVAKCVTLLLRYSFYEKNSGYASFHHFHKQKKVSYWINDGYEIYKVAEKILESWKDNQSVRMIGVSVSCLSKMDQISCLEKDNKLKNVLKASDKINNKFGENTIFRGGYLQAEKSRILMPKALKSPVSFMRRND, encoded by the coding sequence ATGAATAAGATTATTCTGCATATTGATATGAATTCATATTTTGCGACTTGTGAACAACAAGCAAATCCTTTTTTACGTGGAAAACCAATTGCAGTCGGCGGCCCGCCTTCGTCTAGCACTTTTGCGAAAAGTTGCTGGACTTCGGCGGGTAAATCTGGTGGAGAATTTTCACGTAGGAATTTGCTTATTGTAGCTGCATCTAAAGAGGCGAAGCTAAGAGGTGTTAAATCAGTAATGCCATCTTGGGAGGCGGTAAAGATTTGTCCAGAATTAATTTTTGTACCAGGAGATCATATAAAATACAAATGGATTACGGATAAATTTTTAGAAATATTTAAATCATATTCGCCAATTTTAGAAATTTTTAGTATTGATGAAGTCTTTTTAGAGCTCACGAATTTGCACGAATGCCTTACGGACACGAATTGCACGAATGAAGATAATGTTGATTGTGCGGTTAAAATTGCTAAAGAAATTAAATTAAGATTAAAAAAAGAGATTGGTGAATGGATGACTTGTTCAATTGGAATTGCAAAAAATAAATTACTGGCAAAGTTGGCTTCGGATTTAAAAAAGCCAGATGGATTAATTATTATTAATGATGAAAATAAAGAGAAAATTTTAAATTCGATAGAGCTAACTGATTTTTGCGGAATTGGCAAGAGGATTGAAGCAAGATTAAATGGAATGGGAATTTTTACAGTAAAGCAACTTAAAAGTTGTTCATATATTAATTTAACTAAACAATTCAAATCTTATGGTCATAAATTATATTTGATGGCCCGAGGAGAAGATAATTCAGAAGTTTTACCTTATTATTTATTGCCAGACGAAAAATCAATGGGTCATAATTTTACTTTGCCAAAAGATGTTTGGGATTTGAAAGAAATAAAAAATGTGATTTTGCAGTTATCGGAAAAATTAGGTAGACGTTTAAGGCGAAAAAATTTTGTTGCGAAATGTGTAACGTTATTGTTGAGATACTCTTTTTATGAAAAAAATTCTGGATATGCTAGTTTTCATCATTTTCATAAGCAAAAAAAAGTCAGCTATTGGATTAATGATGGTTATGAAATTTATAAAGTTGCGGAAAAAATTTTAGAAAGTTGGAAAGATAATCAATCAGTTAGAATGATTGGCGTTTCAGTTTCTTGCCTTTCAAAAATGGATCAGATTTCATGTTTAGAAAAAGATAATAAATTAAAAAATGTTTTAAAAGCTTCGGATAAAATAAATAATAAATTTGGAGAAAATACAATTTTTCGTGGCGGTTATTTGCAAGCTGAAAAATCAAGAATTTTAATGCCAAAAGCTTTAAAATCTCCAGTAAGCTTTATGCGACGAAATGATTAA